A window of Heptranchias perlo isolate sHepPer1 chromosome 43, sHepPer1.hap1, whole genome shotgun sequence contains these coding sequences:
- the LOC137306403 gene encoding fermitin family homolog 3-like: MALGGIKTSSGDYVGASWELNIGVEELGPDAAPITLRVTGDMHIGGVILNLVEKIEIKKNWSDHGLWWEQKNSWVLKTNWTLDKCGIQADAKLLFTTQHKSLQLKLPNMKTVRLKASFSSPVFRSIIGICKILSIRHPEELSLLKPAEDPNQKKKKKDKDNESEEEVVDLESLTAPTGSQNQRYNHPSGAHYLRDTPEGEAGYRILAVSQPNVSPEVMAKMNRPSSLTDKAQVHNRWLDSSRSLMSQGINENDKLLLRFKYFSFFDLDPKYDVVRINQLYEQARWAVLLEEIECTEEEMMMFAALQYHINKRSQSGEAEEVHKDSELDEVEAALSTLEVKLEGSNPKDVLDSITSIPELRDNLKLFRPKKLTLKAYKQYWFIFKEMTISCYKSQDTFGEPIHQMHLKGCEVAPDVNIAAQKFCIKLLIPAPEGMTEVIIRCETEEQYAKWMAACRLAAKNKTMADSSYTSEVQSIRSFLTMQKVNSNSQVTSDANAEDINTKSLVSIRYQKKYKVKQLTPRILEAYQNVAQLALTETKMKFIQAWQSLPEFGLSYFVVRFKGCKKDEVLGIAPNRLIRIDLNVGDVVKMWRFNNMRQWNVNWDIRQVAIEFDENINIAFSCLTAGCKIVHEYIGGYIFMSTRSKDQSETLNEELFHKLTGGHEAL; the protein is encoded by the exons ATGGCGCTGGGTGGCATCAAGACTTCGAGTGGTGACTATGTAGGCGCATCATGGGAGCTAAACATTGGAGTTGAAGAATTGGGCCCTGATGCTGCTCCCATCACGCTGAGAGTTACAGGGGACATGCACATCGGTGGTGTCATCCTCAACCTTGTTGAAAAAATTG AGATCAAGAAGAACTGGTCAGACCATGGGCTGTGGTGGGAGCAGAAAAACAGCTGGGTCCTCAAAACCAACTGGACGCTGGACAAGTGCGGGATCCAGGCAGACGCCAAGCTCCTCTTCACAACTCAGCACAAATCGTTACAGCTGAAGCTCCCCAATATGAAGACTGTGAGGCTGAAAGCAAGCTTCTCCAGCCCCGTCTTCAGATCCATCATCGGCATCTGTAAAATACTCA GTATCCGACATCCGGAGGAGTTGTCGCTCCTGAAACCGGCAGAGGACCCGAaccagaagaaaaagaagaaggacaaggacaatgagtcggaggaggaggtggtggatttGGAAAGTCTCACAGCGCCGACAGGGTCACAAA ACCAGAGGTACAATCATCCCAGTGGAGCCCACTACTTGAGGGACACCCCTGAGGGGGAGGCTGGCTACAGGATACTGGCCGTCAGCCAGCCCAATGTGTCACCAGAGGTCATGGCAAAGATGAACAGGCCGAGCTCGCTGACCGACAAGGCCCAGGTCCACAACAG GTGGCTGGATTCCTCCCGCTCGCTGATGTCACAGGGCATTAATGAGAATGACAAATTGCTGCTTCGCTTCAAATATTTCAGCTTCTTTGACCTGGACCCCAAG TATGATGTGGTGCGGATAAACCAGCTGTATgaacaggcacggtgggctgtcCTCCTCGAGGAGATTGAGTGTACAGAGGAGGAGATGATGATGTTTGCTGCTCTGCAG tacCACATAAACAAACGGTCGCAGTCAGGGGAGGCAGAGGAAGTTCACAAGGACTCGGAGCTGGATGAAGTGGAGGCTGCCCTCTCCACACTGGAAGTTAAACTGGAGGGATCGAACCCTAAAGACGTCCTG GACAGCATCACCTCGATTCCCGAGCTGAGAGACAACCTCAAGCTCTTCAG GCCCAAGAAGCTGACCCTCAAAGCTTACAAGCAGTACTGGTTTATATttaaggaaatgaccatctcctgcTACAAAAGCCAAGATACGTTTGGGGAGCCGATTCATCAGATGCACCTCAAGG gtTGTGAGGTTGCTCCTGACGTCAACATCGCAGCTCAGAAGTTCTGCATCAAGCTGCTGATCCCAGCTCCGGAAGGGATGACCGAGGTCATCATACGCTGCGAGACT GAGGAACAGTATGCCAAATGGATGGCAGCCTGTCGGTTAGCAGCCAAGAATAAAACCAtggcagacagctcctacaccaGCGAGGTCCAGAGTATCCGCTCCTTCCTCACAATGCAGAAGGTCAACTCCAACTCGCAGGTGACCTCCGACGCCAACGCAGAGGACATCAACACAAAGTCGCTTGTGTCAATCAGATATCAGAAGAAGTACAAAGTCAAACAG TTAACCCCTCGTATCCTGGAGGCTTATCAGAACGTTGCCCAACTTGCCCTCACGGAAACCAAGATGAAGTTCATTCAGGCCTGGCAGTCCCTCCCGGAGTTCGGACTGTCCTACTTCGTCGTCAG GTTCAAGGGCTGTAAGAAGGATGAGGTGTTGGGCATCGCTCCGAACCGGCTGATCCGCATCGACCTGAACGTGGGGGACGTGGTGAAGATGTGGCGTTTCAACAACATGAGGCAGTGGAACGTCAACTGGGACATCCGACAg